The following coding sequences are from one Cryptococcus deuterogattii R265 chromosome 1, complete sequence window:
- a CDS encoding heparinase II/III family protein, translating into MAHYQQAPYSDSPGYGNSYGGSTPNYGGYSDDPRGATGGDYSNSYLMSSANPNAATGSGGYAAGAGGYQPKKKRNKWLWIGLPVLLICIILAAVLGGVLGSRANNDKSGSSTSSDSSAATTGSSNVNTGLPSGVTSANNAATNTGANGEEYLAVATDTYMLPVYATGTATSGYSSPTVISNPASTDSWPNDPSPPSNSTQGIRAHPRLAPGYKWDALTTGGLIQNNPYFKFWNATIVQNASDTLGDVPTPYDIDGGLNGSGVLDVARAIKLKVKNWAYAYKVTNETKYADRVWLELTTAAGNNSEVSFGASDGTRWNPVHFLDLAEFCAAFAIGYDWLYDFWTDAQRDALMWSMLNLGLSFGHAVLSGDTSASSYNWWAGTGVGSSEVNGNWNCVCNGGLVQAAVAIVDRDPTGIAQQVIDLAVPDAWNNCFQGAYSDGTWAETANYWYFGTTGAAELVNALQSAYGDDRGLPESNPGWNLTSLFHIYVQGMTSLFNYGDHGPNKYSSTANSLLLWANTFNEPRYALYQRDHYDASEPWSMFWYDPALSGTWWDGLPLDRYSDNENGRWATARSNWATNEGTYWAMKASKLTGHQTHGDLDIGDFVFDAMGQRWAGELGSGQYLSDGYFSSEAQNSERWLYYRKRTEGQNTLLINDQNQNVNATPTGNWGSSGTAQGPAPSFQLDSGDTAYFWTDMSTAYNYTVKRGIRFLNARQQVLIQDDVTDVPNLQWRMHTNATITTNNATATLTLSEETLIASIVQGPSGAAFSTAQPTRSSQDPALPTGTMDADQPNPGVTVLVVDVPNGGTFSLQVLLTPQWGSGFTAVDSVNNVALDNWSLTSH; encoded by the exons ATGGCGCACTACCAGCAGGCGCCTTACAGCGACAGCCCCGGCTATGGTAACTCATACGGGGGCTCAACACCAAATTACGGAGGCTACAGTGACGATCCTCGTGGCGCTACCGGGGGCGATTATAGCAACT CTTATCTCATGTCATCAGCGAATCCCAATGCGGCCACTGGATCAGGAGGTTATGCTGCTGGTGCCGGGGGATATCAACCCAAGAAAAAACGCAATAAGTGGCTATGGATTGGTTTGCCCGTGCTCCTTATTTGTATAATCCTCGCGGCCGTATTAGGTGGCGTTCTCGGCTCCCGAGCGAACAATGACAAGAGTGGCAGCTCCACTTCCTCTGATTCATCTGCCGCCACTACCGGCTCGTCTAACGTAAATACTGGTCTGCCCAGCGGTGTAACCAGCGCCAACAATGCTGCTACCAATACTGGTGCGAATGGTGAGGAGTATCTGGCTGTCGCTACAGACACATACATGTTACCCGTCTATGCTACAGGA ACTGCTACGTCTGGGTATTCTTCCCCGACAGTAATCTCAAACCCCGCTTCTACCGATTCTTGGCCAAATGACCCAAGTCCGCCTTCCAACTCCACTCAAGGCATTCGAGCGCATCCTCGTTTGGCGCCTGGTTACAAGTGGGATGCGCTTACCACTGGAGGTCTTATTCAAAACAATCCCTATTTCAAATTTTGGAACGCCACCATTGTGCAGAATGCTAGTGACACACTCGGCGATGTACCTACGCCGTATGACATTGACGGCGGCCTTAATGGATCAGGCGTATTGGACGTTGCTCGAGCAATCAAATTGAAGGTCAAAAACTGGGCCTATGCGTACAAGGTCACCAATGAGACGAAGTATGCCGATCGAGTTTGGCTTGAGTTGACT ACCGCCGCGGGTAACAACTCTGAGGTATCTTTCGGTGCCAGCGACGGTACTCGTTGGAATCCTGTTCATTTTCTCGATCTCGCCGAATTCTGTGCCGCTTTCGCCATTGGTTATGACTGGCTTTACGATTTCTGGACCGACGCCCAGCGAGATGCTCTTATGTGGTCTATGCTCAACCTTGGTCTTTCCTTTGGCCATGCTGTTCTTTCGGGCGACACATCTGCATCATCTTACAACTGGTGGGCTGGTACTGGCGTTGGCAGTTCCGAAGTCAACGGTAACTGGAATTGTGTTTGCAACGGTGGATTAGTTCAGGCGGCGGTTGCCATTGTCGACCGCGACCCCACTGGCATTGCGCAACAAGTCATTGACCTCGCCGTGCCGGATGCCTGGAATAACTGCTTCCAGGGTGCCTACAGTGATGGTACATGGGCTGAAACCGCCAATTACTGGTACTTCGGTACCACTGGGGCTGCTGAGCTGGTTAATGCCCTCCAAAGCGCCTATGGTGATGACCGTGGTCTCCCGGAGTCCAATCCCGGTTGGAACCTTACCTCCCTTTTCCACATCTACGTCCAAGGTATGACTTCGCTTTTCAACTATGGTGATCACGGACCCAACAAGTACTCGTCCACTGCcaactctcttcttttgtgGGCAAATACTTTCAACGAGCCTCGTTACGCGTTGTACCAACGAGACCATTACGATGCTTCTGAACCCTGGAGTATGTTCTGGTACGACCCTGCCCTTAGTGGAACCTGGTGGGATGGCCTTCCCCTTGATCGCTACTCTGACAATGAGAATGGTCGATGGGCTACCGCACGATCCAACTGGGCGACAAATGAAGGCACGTACTGGGCCATGAAGGCAAGTAAACTTACTGGCCATCAGACTCATGGCGATCTTGATATTGGAGACTTTGTCTTTGATGCCATGGGTCAGCGATGGGCAGGTGAGCTTGGTTCTGGACAATATCTTTCCGATGGCTACTTTAGTAGTGAGGCGCAGAACTCGGAAAGATGGCTGTACTACCGAAAGAGGACCGAGGGCCAGAATACGCTCCTCATCAACGATCAGAATCAGAACGTCAATGCCACACCTACGGGTAACTGGGGCTCCTCGGGTACAGCGCAAGGTCCTGCTCCATCGTTCCAGCTTGATTCTGGTGACACTGCGTACTTCTGGACTGACATGTCTACTGCTTATAACTA CACTGTCAAACGAGGTATTCGTTTCCTCAATGCTCGTCAACAAGTCCTTATTCAAGACGACGTTACCGATGTTCCTAATCTTCAATGGCGAATGCACACAAACGCCACCATTACCACCAACAATGCTACCGCCACCCTCACTCTCTCTGAGGAAACCCTCATTGCCTCTATTGTGCAAGGCCCTTCCGGTGCGGCATTCAGCACTGCTCAACCTACCAGGTCTAGCCAAGACCCGGCTCTTCCTACTGGTACGATGGATGCCGACCAGCCTAATCCTGGTGTGACGGTGTTGGTAGTCGACGTGCCCAATGGAGGAACCTTTAGCTTGCAGGTGCTTTTGACGCCGCAATGGGGAAGCG
- a CDS encoding elongation factor 1-beta, producing MASTIDLKQLEQHLATRSYVDGFKPTTADVEIYKSLGSAPEATFPHCHRWYTHIASFADEFDTLPAGTNPFSSAAAAEEDDEVDLFGSDDEEADEEAERIKAERIAKYNEAKEAKKQEKLAAGKTLEVAKSVVTLQVKPWDDETDMQALEDGVRAIEKDGLVWGASKLVPVGYGIKMLQINLVIEDAKISLDELQEEIAELEDYVQSSDVAAMQKL from the exons ATGGCCTCCACCATCGACCTTAAGCAACTCGAGCAGCACCTTGCTACCCGATCCTACGTCGACGG CTTCAAGCCCACCACCGCCGACGTTGAGATCTACAAGTCTCTCGGCTCTG CCCCTGAGGCCACCTTCCCTCACTGCCACAGGTGGTACACCCACATTGCCTCTTTTGCCGACGAGTTTGACACCCTTCCCGCCGGCACTAaccccttctcttctgccgctgccgccgaggaggacgatgaggtTGACCTTTTCGgttctgatgatgaggaagccgatgaggaggctgagagGATCAAGGCCGAACGAATTGCCAAGTACAACGAGGCTAAGGAGGCCaagaagcaggagaagCTTGCTGCTGGTAAGACCCTCGAGGTCGCCAAGTCTGTTGTCACTCTCCAGGTCAAGCCTTGGGACGATGAGACTGACATGCAGGCTCTTGAGGACGGTGTGAGGGCTATTGAGAAGGACGGTCTTGTCTGGGGTGCGAGCAAGCTTGTCCCTGTTGGCTACG GTATCAAGATGCTCCAAATCAACCTTGTTATCGAGGACGCCAAGATCTCCCTCGACGAGCTCCAAGAGGAGATTGCCGAGCTCGAGGACTACGTCCAGTCTTCCGATGTCGCCGCCATGCAGAAGCTTTAA
- a CDS encoding alpha-1,6-mannosyltransferase: MAQTQSSPPSVSPTRTRCLTIVLSLLPFLVTFAHVFLSPYTKVEESFTLHAVHDVLAYGFNPHNLQLWDHVTFPGAVPRSFIPPALLGILVYPFSVVSVAAGAIKTKFGVQILVRLVLASLFSYSFNKLAYSLQKAFSVSVRVWFTLLSLSSFHIPYYAGRTLPNFMALPGVLWSISHVMTAQTATSEADRVASLRKAVIALTALATIVRLELALFVIPLALSLLINRQVGFGQVLKWGILGGFGSLSISSAVDYHLWLPTLSHPSFPFKSHFQLFWPEFSGLMYNAVEGHSAEWGVMPWHYYLSGSLPKLLAGNALLVGIAMGGWLLNKIGFDTVVKKAGGWDRLTGVRGVNKVINVWALSVVAVIGGLSFLGHKEWRFILPVLPIFHIISALSASSLWSLRPSKLRSLTRLFVLGVLGLNFLATVMTTLLSMGNYPGGEVWKVLENIPGLHKQNASIYFPSYPLQTGATLFTFIHDHSVDGTGHLGPWSAFPEAKEPRWIYNKSEDKMMEDPLSVWKSGIDFVVTGDCDQFLALPNKWVEVASVEGLDNVGRKPGTYRVEAKWGRKLVVLQRRENIQEE; this comes from the exons ATGGCTCAAACACAGTCATCTCCCCCTTCTGTCTCCCCAACTCGGACCCGTTGCTTAACCAtcgtcctctccctcctcccctttttGGTGACCTTCGCCCACGTCTTCCTGTCCCCATATACCAAAGTAGAAGAGAGCTTTACTTTGCACGCTGTGCACGATGTCCTGGCCTATGGATTTAATCCACACAACTTGCAACTT TGGGATCATGTCACCTTCCCAGGCGCAGTTCCTCGCTCCTTTATCCCCCCCGCCCTCTTGGGCATTCTAGTTTATCCGTTTTCTGTGGTCTCAGTGGCCGCTGGAGCTATCAAGACCAAGTTTGGTGTGCAGATCCTGG TCCGACTTGTCCttgcttcccttttctcctaTTCTTTCAACAAGCTCGCATACAGTCTTCAAAAGGCATTCAGCGTCTCCGTAAGGGTGTGGTTCACACTGCTCAGCTTGAGCTCATTCCATATCCCTTATTACGCGGGGAGAACATTGCCTAATTTCATGGCCCTACCAGGAG TATTATGGAGTATCTCGCATGTCATGACGGCTCAAACCGCGACTTCCGAGGCGGACAGAGTTGCCAGCCTTCGCAAGGCTGTCATTGCCCTCACTGCGCTAGCTACGATCGTCCGCCTCGAACTCGCTCTTTTTGTTATTCCCCTTGCTCTGAGCTTGCTGATAAACAGGCAAGTCGGTTTTGGTCAAGTATTAAAATGGGGTATCCTCGGAGGGTTTGGTTCTTTGT CAATTTCCTCTGCTGTAGACTACCATCTTTGGCTCCCCACtctttcccatccctcATTCCCTTTCAAGTCACATTTCCAGCTTTTCTGGCCAGAGTTCTCCGGGCTCATGTATAATGCTGTGGAAGGGCACTCTGCAGAATGGGGTGTCATGCCGTGGCACTATTACCTTTCGGGCTCTCTGCCCAAATTGCTCGCAGGGAATGCTTTGCTTGTGGGTATCGCCATGGGTGGTTGGCTGTTGAACAAAATAGGTTTTGATACGGTGGTCAAAAAGGCAGGAGGTTGGGACAGGTTGACGGGTGTTAGAGGAGTTAATAAAGTGATCAATGTTTGGGCTTTGAGTGTGGTGGCTGTTATTGGGGGGCTGAGCTTTCTGGGTCACAAG GAATGGCGCTTTATCCTTCCCGTACTCCCAATCTTTCATATTATTTCTGCTTTATCTGCCTCGTCGCTGTGGTCACTCAGACCGTCCAAGCTGCGCAGTCTCACGCGCCTCTTTGTCTTGGGTGTCTTAGGACTGAACTTCCTCGCAACAGTCATGACGACTTTGTTGAGTATGGGAAATTACCCTGGGGGAGAGGTGTGGAAGGTTCTGGAGAATATACCTGGACTGCATAAGCAGAATGCCTCAATCTATTTCCCATCctatcctcttcaaacAGGTGCCACGTTGTTCACCTTTATACATGACCACTCTGTGGATGGTACCGGCCACTTGGGACCATGGTCAGCTTTCCCAGAGGCGAAAGAGCCAAGATGGATATACAACAAGAGTGAGGacaagatgatggaggatcCTCTCAGTGTTTGGAAAAGTGGGATAGATTTCGTAGTCACCGGCGACTGTGACCAGTTCCTGGCATTACCTAATAAATGGGTAGAGGTCGCGTCAGTGGAGGGTTTGGATAATGTGGGACGAAAACCTGGTACGTATAGAGTGGAGGCAAAATGGGGTCGCAAGTTAGTTGTGCTtcagagaagagaaaacattcaagaagaatga
- a CDS encoding NAD binding dehydrogenase, with amino-acid sequence MLPRTRALFTGMGAKVPSCALRTQITLLERSTARGALLRGSRSLSILSHGKAVQNDDDFHALMIGAGYAMFGTPEGPWNISSRLEKRLGPRLKVDAVIDINGPRAETALTEKRKSFVHEAYANTVVLPDVEEFKRRVSIGEAQEPRAVFVATPPIFRGGLGSQNNLEIKLNELFPNAAIFLEKPVATGVPAEQSIGEAKAVGAMLATQHNAPVSVGYVLRYLNAVREMKKIIEENNLTIMATNARYVTAYELAIKTDWWNKSIMQGPIIEQGTHICDLSRYFGGDVNVETICAHALEAHEKPGQLSKRNFDESVIPDDLRIPRATSASWKYESGAVGTMLHATALHGKDYAIELEVYADGYQLILSDPFGTPALHVRKPGSDVLEVYPTPGDDPYQSEIDVFIDAIEGKPDAKILSGYEDAAKTYEMTWAIRNSSEEWTRKLSRRYGRA; translated from the exons ATGTTACCCCGCACGAGGGCTCTGTTCACCGGCATGGGAGCTAAAGTCCCCTCTTGCGCTCTTCGTACCCAGATTACCTTGCTCGAGCGATCAACGGCGCGAGGAGCCTTGCTTCGCGGTAGTCGCTCTCTAAGTATTCTAAG TCATGGCAAGGCAGTTCAAAATGACGATGATTTCCATGCTCTTATGATTGGTGCAGGCTAT GCCATGTTCGGTACTCCTGAAG GCCCTTGGAACATTTCTAGTAGACTTGAAAAGCGACTAGGACCACGACTGAAAGTCGATGCCGTTATTGACATCAACGGTCCTCGGGCAGAGACTGCCTTAACAGAGAAACGAAAGTCTTTCGTGCATGAAGCCTACGCCAACACCGTGGTATTGCCTGATGTAGAGGAGTTCAAGAGAAGGGTATCCATTGGAGAAGCTCAGGAGCCAAG GGCTGTATTTGTTGCCACACCGCCGATCTTCAGAGGTGGATTGGGATCACAGAATAATCTTGAAATCAAATTGAATGAGCTCTTTCCAAATGCTGCCATATTCTTGGAGAAACCCGTGGCGACAGGCGTCCCGGCTGAACAGAGTATTGGGGAAGCAAAAGCTGTAGGTGCTATGCTTGCTACACAGCACAACGCACCTGTGTCGGTCGGATACGTCTTACGATATCTGAATGCTGTTCGCGAGATGAAAAAGATTATTGAAGAGAACAATCTGACAAT CATGGCTACAAATGCTCGTTATGTCACTGCCTATGAATTAGCTATCAAGACA GATTGGTGGAACAAATCCATCATGCAAGGACCCATCATTGAACAAGGTACTCATATAT GTGATCTTTCGAGATATTTTGGGGGAGATGTAAACGTAGAAACAATCTG CGCACACGCCCTTGAAGCCCACGAGAAACCGGGACAACTTAGCAAGCGAAACTTTGACGAATCTGTCATACCAGATGACCTTCGTATTCCCCGAGCTACTTCAGCCAGCTG GAAGTATGAATCGGGCGCTGTGGGCACAATGCTTCATGCAACGGCCTTGCACGGAAAGGACTATGCCATCGAGCTTGAGGTATATGCAGATGGA TATCAATTGAT TCTTTCCGACCCCTTTGGCACCCCCGCTTTGCATGTCCGTAAACCAGGTTCAGACGTCCTGGAAGTTTATCCCACCCCGGGGGACGACCCTTATCAGAGCGAGATAGATGTCTTCATTGATGCCATAGAAGGAAAGCCTGACGCTAAAATCCTATCTGGTTACGAAGACGCGGCCAAGACTTATGAGATGACTTGGGCTATAAGGAACTCTTCCGAGGAGTGGACGAGGAAGTTGAGTCGGAGATACGGACGGGCGTAA
- a CDS encoding nuclear GTP-binding protein, protein MPRIRKKTSNRQNTRDRAKITKKAAEQKRKNRKASKKDQTWKSKKKADPGVPNSFPFKDQVLAEIAEEKRKSEEDKIARREAAKTQKSNGAEDEADTPGVSSLGRTVLDRVPLTATSSIVATPSEDLDVPELIDTALPTLQEALDRADVICEVVDARDVLGGRSGYIERLVKEAEGRIILIINKIDLVPREVLQSWVSQLDIPTFLFKSALPLPPTPSSSRDPGPSFFIEPSVVLGREQLIAAAKKWSAEKKKSRKSDEPLVLALMGLPSVGKTSILNSLLPSTANKSRHVVAPLIPSAQSAKSLQPTTKAPVEVEIDVDGLKIKVIDTPGWDPVEDEKDEDEDEDEDEQDPEKWDKLEAKLSGDLLRRNLGRVDRVKDVFPLVNYIVQRSNHQDLMLAYNIPFFEKGDLEAFLTGLARAQQRIRKHGEPDLEGAARVLLRDWAHNTFPYYSLPSSISASDMDVDASSVADKYDMTEILGKCRGKKEMKKESSKGMIRFKGGEIDEREIILDDDYTAMMTSDDEEETDDEEEIDDEEEIDEEEEDEDEGSVSDEEPFILGSDEGEVLELSEGTEPESESSLEPEPRLPSPSSSKPKKRRISEASVAPAKKAKRVSFARNIPDGKEERNIRGGKKGKGRK, encoded by the exons ATGCCTCGAATAAGGAAGA AGACTTCGAACCGTCAAAACACTCGAGACAGAGCCAAGATCACCAAAAAGGCTGCTGagcagaaaagaaagaacagGAAGGCCTCTAAGAAGGACCAGACTTGGAAATCAA AAAAGAAGGCCGATCCTGGTGTCCCCAACAGTTTCCCATTCAAGGACCAAGTGCTTGCTGAAATCGCTGAAGAGAAGCGCAAG tctgaagaagataagatCGCCCGCAGGGAGGCCGCCAAAACTCAAAAGTCTAACGGTGCCGAGGACGAGGCCGATACGCCCGGTGTATCGTCTCTTGGTCGTACTGTTCTAGATCGTGTCCCTCTCACGGCTACCTCTTCAATTGTCGCGACTCCTTCTGAGGATTTGGATGTTCCTGAGCTTATTGACACTGCCTTACCGACTCTTCAGGAAGCTTTGGACCGAGCTGATGTAATCTGTGAGGTCGTCGACGCGAGGGATGTccttggtggaagaagtgggtATATTGAAAGGCTCGTCAAGGAGGCCGAGGGCAGGATTATTCTGATTATCAATAAGATCGATCTTGTACCCCGAGAAGTCCTGCAGTCGTGGGTTTCTCAACTTGATATCCCcactttccttttcaaatctgcacttcctcttccccccaCCCCTTCGTCATCTAGAGACCCAGGGCCGTCTTTTTTCATTGAACCCTCTGTCGTTCTCGGCCGTGAGCAACTTATTGCTGCGGCCAAGAAATGGTCtgcagagaagaaaaagtctCGAAAGAGTGATGAACCCCTTGTCCTCGCCCTTATGGGCCTGCCATCTGTCGGTAAAACTTCTATCCTCaattctcttctcccttccacTGCCAACAAGTCTCGACACGTCGTTGCCCCTCTTATCCCGTCTGCTCAATCAGCCAAGTCACTTCAACCTACGACCAAAGCACCTGTCGAGGTCGAGATAGATGTTGACGGTTTGAAAATAAAGGTCATCGACACTCCCGGTTGGGACCCggtggaggacgagaaggatgaagacgaagacgaagacgaagatgaacaAGATCCAGAGAAGTGGGATAAACTTGAAGCCAAACTCTCCGGGGATCTTTTAAGAAGAAATTTGGGTCGCGTGGATAGGGTTAAAGACGTTTTCCCTCTAG TGAACTACATCGTGCAAAGATCCAATCACCAAGATTTGATGTTGGCTTATAAcattcccttctttgaGAAGGGTGATCTGGAGGCCTTTTTGACCGGTCTTGCCCGCGCTCAGCAAAGAATCAGGAAG CATGGCGAACCCGATCTAGAAGGAGCAGCGCGTGTTCTTCTGCGCGACTGGGCACACAACACTTTCCCTTACTACTCTCTGCCGTCCTCTATCTCTGCTTCCGACATGGATGTCGACGCTTCTAGCGTGGCTGATAAGTATGATATGACTGAAATATTGGGAAAATGCCGaggcaaaaaggaaatgaagaaggaaagtaGTAAGGGAATGATCAGATTCAAAGGCGGGGAGATTGATGAGCGAGAA ATCATTCTTGATGATGACTACACCGCGATGATGACCtccgatgatgaggaagaaactgatgacgaggaggagattgatgacgaggaagaaattgatgaggaggaggaagacgaggatgaggggTCCGTCTCTGATGAGGAGCCCTTTATTCTTGGCTCAGACGAAGGGGAGGTTCTTGAGCTTTCTGAAGGTACAGAACCTGAGTCGGAATCTTCTCTCGAGCCGGAACCCCGacttccatccccatcttcttccaagcccAAGAAGCGTCGTATCTCAGAAGCTTCAGTCGCTCCTGCAAAGAAGGCCAAAAGGGTGTCGTTTGCCAGGAATATTCCGGAtggcaaggaggagagaaacaTCAGGGgtggaaaaaagggaaaggggaggAAGTAG